In one Macaca fascicularis isolate 582-1 chromosome 6, T2T-MFA8v1.1 genomic region, the following are encoded:
- the SHROOM1 gene encoding protein Shroom1 isoform X2: MEALGPGGNRASPASSTSGLDLRHLSMRGDSAYSSFSAASSGPEPRTPSPGTDLLPYLDWDYVRVVCGGLGPAPPEAALSTSPRARPAVAAHSGPQPPEVPGTLRPLNRQATPLLYALAAEAKAATRDAEPPSPPASRAAYRQRLQGAQRRVLRATSFQRKELRMSLPARLRPTVPARPPATHPRSASLSHPGGEGEPARSRAPAPGTAGRGPLANQQRKWCFSEPGKLDSVGRGGGPAGECLGEACCSSGLPGPEPLEFQHPALAKFDHQVGWLPETQPQGSTDPDSGSLKLGDAYGPASRSRSASGEVLGSWGGSEGTIPIVQAVPQGAETPRPLFQTKFSSVHASDQQYGTGLGQRTGQAAVPPEYPLHECPGTAGADDCWQGVNGSVGISRPTSHIPTGTANDNISTVDPTGLTTNPPTAAESDLLKPLPADALGLSGNDTPGPPHKTALDRGTGQPGSRPPWPSQCLGELVQELARLDPSLLDPLASQPSPEPPLGLLDGLIPLAEVRAAMPPACGEAGEEAASTFEPGSYQFSFTQLLPAPQEETRLENPATHPVPDQPCGQGLLAPNNSIQGKKVELAALLQKMLQDLHTEQERLQGEAQAWARRQAALEAAVRQACAPRELERFSRFMADLERVLGLLLLLGSRLARVRRALARAASASDPDEQASLLQRLRLLQRQEEDAKELKDHVARRERAVREVLVRALPVEELRAYCALLAGKAAVLAQQRSLDERIRLLQDQLDAIRDDLGHHPPSPSPARPPGTCPPVQPPFPLLLT; encoded by the exons ATGGAGGCGCTGGGTCCTGGGGGCAACCGCGCCTCTCCGGCCTCGTCCACTAGCGGCCTGGACCTGCGGCATCTGTCCATGCGCGGGGACTCGGCCTACAGCTCTTTCTCCGCAGCCTCCAGCGGCCCCGAGCCGCGCACGCCATCGCCAGGGACAGACCTCCTTCCTTACCTAGACTGGGACTACGTGCGCGTGGTTTGTGGCGGCCTgggccccgccccgcccgaggCTGCCCTTTCTACATCCCCTCGGGCCCGGCCCGCGGTCGCCGCCCACAGTGGGCCGCAGCCACCAGAGGTCCCGGGGACCCTGAGGCCACTGAACAGGCAGGCCACCCCGCTGCTGTACGCGCTGGCTGCGGAGGCGAAGGCCGCGACGCGGGATGCCGAGCCGCCCAGCCCGCCGGCCTCGAGGGCTGCCTACCGCCAGCGGCTGCAGGGCGCGCAGCGGCGAGTGCTACGGGCGACGTCGTTCCAGCGCAAGGAGCTCCGCATGAGCCTGCCTGCCCGCCTGCGACCCACTGTCCCAGCGCGGCCCCCGGCGACTCACCCGCGCTCGGCCTCGCTCAGCCACCCGGGCGGAGAGGGGGAGCCGGCGCGGTCCCGGGCTCCCGCCCCAGGAACTGCCGGCCGGGGTCCCCTAGCCAACCAGCAGAGGAAATGGTGCTTCTCGGAGCCAGGAAAGCTGGATAGTGTGGGTCGGGGCGGTGGGCCGGCGGGGGAATGCCTGGGTGAGGCCTGCTGCAGCTCTGGCCTCCCGGGACCTGAGCCCTTGGAGTTCCAGCATCCGGCGCTGGCTAAGTTTGATCACCAGGTCGGATGGCTGCCAGAGACGCAGCCCCAAGGCTCGACAGACCCAGACTCCGGGTCCTTGAAGCTTGGTGATGCCTACGGGCCTGCCAGTCGGAGTCGGAGCGCTTCGGGGGAAGTGTTGGGTTCCTGGGGAGGATCAGAAGGGACCATACCCATTGTCCAG GCTGTTCCCCAAGGAGCAGAAACCCCCAGACCATTGTTTCAGACCAAATTTTCCAG TGTCCATGCCTCTGACCAGCAGTATGGAACTGGCTTAGGCCAAAGAACTGGCCAGGCTGCAGTCCCTCCAGAGTACCCGCTCCATGAGTGTCCAGGAACTGCAGGGGCAGATGACTGCTGGCAGGGGGTGAATGGTTCTGTAGGTATTTCCAGGCCCACAAGCCACATCCCCACTGGGACTGCAAATGATAACATCTCAACTGTTGACCCCACTGGACTGACCACCAATCCCCCTACAGCTGCAGAGAGTGACCTCCTCAAACCTCTCCCAGCTGATGCCTTGGGACTTTCAGGCAATGATACTCCAGGTCCCCCTCACAAAACTGCCCTGGATAGGGGCACTGGCCAGCCTGGTTCCAGGCCCCCATGGCCCAGTCAGTGCCTCGGGGAACTGGTTCAGGAGCTGGCCAGGTTAGATCCCTCTCTACTTGACCCTCTTGcttcccagcccagcccagagccACCCCTGGGCCTGCTGGATGGGCTGATTCCTTTAGCAGAGGTCCGGGCTGCAATGCCGCCTGCCTGtggggaggctggagaggaggCTGCCAGTACTTTTGAGCCAGG GTCCTATCAGTTCAGCTTCACCCAGCTCCTGCCAGCTCCTCAGGAGGAGACAAGGCTTGAAAACCCTGCCACCCACCCTGTGCCTGACCAGCCATGTGGCCAGGGGCTCCTTGCACCAAACAACAGCATCCAGGGCAAGAAA GTGGAGCTGGCCGCCCTCCTCCAAAAGATGCTTCAGGACCTTCACACGGAGCAGGAGCGGCTGCAGGGGGAGGCCCAAGCGTGGGCCAGGCGCCAAGCGgctctggaggctgcagtgcgccaGGCCTGTGCCCCTCGGGAGCTGGAGCGGTTCAGCCGGTTCATGGCCGACCTAGAGCGCGTGCTtggcctcctgctgctgctgggcAGTCGCCTGGCGCGCGTGCGCCGCGCCCTGGCCCGGGCGGCCTCAGCCAGCGACCCTGATGAGCAG GCCTCCCTGCTGCAACGCCTCCGGCTACTGCAGCGGCAGGAGGAGGACGCCAAGGAGCTGAAGGACCACGTGGCGCGGCGCGAGCGGGCGGTGCGGGAGGTGCTGGTGCGAGCTCTGCCCGTGGAGGAGCTGCGCGCCTATTGCGCCCTGCTGGCCGGCAAGGCCGCCGTCCTGGCCCAGCAGCGCAGCCTGGACGAGCGCATCCGCCTCCTTCAGGACCAACTGGACGCCATCAGGGACGACCTTGGTCATCATCCCCCGTCTCCCAGCCCAGCCCGGCCCCCAGGGACCTGTCCTCCAGTTCAGCCgcccttccctcttctccttaCCTAG
- the SHROOM1 gene encoding protein Shroom1 isoform X1 produces MEALGPGGNRASPASSTSGLDLRHLSMRGDSAYSSFSAASSGPEPRTPSPGTDLLPYLDWDYVRVVCGGLGPAPPEAALSTSPRARPAVAAHSGPQPPEVPGTLRPLNRQATPLLYALAAEAKAATRDAEPPSPPASRAAYRQRLQGAQRRVLRATSFQRKELRMSLPARLRPTVPARPPATHPRSASLSHPGGEGEPARSRAPAPGTAGRGPLANQQRKWCFSEPGKLDSVGRGGGPAGECLGEACCSSGLPGPEPLEFQHPALAKFDHQVGWLPETQPQGSTDPDSGSLKLGDAYGPASRSRSASGEVLGSWGGSEGTIPIVQAVPQGAETPRPLFQTKFSRFLPQKEAVVVYPAGVPQSSPADGEQRVSETCIVHARLPSLPDEVFLEEAPLVRIRSPPDPHASQGPPASVHASDQQYGTGLGQRTGQAAVPPEYPLHECPGTAGADDCWQGVNGSVGISRPTSHIPTGTANDNISTVDPTGLTTNPPTAAESDLLKPLPADALGLSGNDTPGPPHKTALDRGTGQPGSRPPWPSQCLGELVQELARLDPSLLDPLASQPSPEPPLGLLDGLIPLAEVRAAMPPACGEAGEEAASTFEPGSYQFSFTQLLPAPQEETRLENPATHPVPDQPCGQGLLAPNNSIQGKKVELAALLQKMLQDLHTEQERLQGEAQAWARRQAALEAAVRQACAPRELERFSRFMADLERVLGLLLLLGSRLARVRRALARAASASDPDEQASLLQRLRLLQRQEEDAKELKDHVARRERAVREVLVRALPVEELRAYCALLAGKAAVLAQQRSLDERIRLLQDQLDAIRDDLGHHPPSPSPARPPGTCPPVQPPFPLLLT; encoded by the exons ATGGAGGCGCTGGGTCCTGGGGGCAACCGCGCCTCTCCGGCCTCGTCCACTAGCGGCCTGGACCTGCGGCATCTGTCCATGCGCGGGGACTCGGCCTACAGCTCTTTCTCCGCAGCCTCCAGCGGCCCCGAGCCGCGCACGCCATCGCCAGGGACAGACCTCCTTCCTTACCTAGACTGGGACTACGTGCGCGTGGTTTGTGGCGGCCTgggccccgccccgcccgaggCTGCCCTTTCTACATCCCCTCGGGCCCGGCCCGCGGTCGCCGCCCACAGTGGGCCGCAGCCACCAGAGGTCCCGGGGACCCTGAGGCCACTGAACAGGCAGGCCACCCCGCTGCTGTACGCGCTGGCTGCGGAGGCGAAGGCCGCGACGCGGGATGCCGAGCCGCCCAGCCCGCCGGCCTCGAGGGCTGCCTACCGCCAGCGGCTGCAGGGCGCGCAGCGGCGAGTGCTACGGGCGACGTCGTTCCAGCGCAAGGAGCTCCGCATGAGCCTGCCTGCCCGCCTGCGACCCACTGTCCCAGCGCGGCCCCCGGCGACTCACCCGCGCTCGGCCTCGCTCAGCCACCCGGGCGGAGAGGGGGAGCCGGCGCGGTCCCGGGCTCCCGCCCCAGGAACTGCCGGCCGGGGTCCCCTAGCCAACCAGCAGAGGAAATGGTGCTTCTCGGAGCCAGGAAAGCTGGATAGTGTGGGTCGGGGCGGTGGGCCGGCGGGGGAATGCCTGGGTGAGGCCTGCTGCAGCTCTGGCCTCCCGGGACCTGAGCCCTTGGAGTTCCAGCATCCGGCGCTGGCTAAGTTTGATCACCAGGTCGGATGGCTGCCAGAGACGCAGCCCCAAGGCTCGACAGACCCAGACTCCGGGTCCTTGAAGCTTGGTGATGCCTACGGGCCTGCCAGTCGGAGTCGGAGCGCTTCGGGGGAAGTGTTGGGTTCCTGGGGAGGATCAGAAGGGACCATACCCATTGTCCAG GCTGTTCCCCAAGGAGCAGAAACCCCCAGACCATTGTTTCAGACCAAATTTTCCAG GTTCTTGCCTCAGAAGGAGGCTGTGGTGGTGTATCCTGCAGGGGTACCCCAGAGCAGCCCTGCTGATGGTGAGCAGAGGGTCTCAGAGACCTGCATTGTGCATGCCCGGCTCCCCTCCCTTCCTGATGAAGTGTTCCTAGAAGAGGCCCCGCTGGTCAGAATAAGATCACCACCAGACCCCCATGCCTCCCAGGGGCCCCCAGCCAG TGTCCATGCCTCTGACCAGCAGTATGGAACTGGCTTAGGCCAAAGAACTGGCCAGGCTGCAGTCCCTCCAGAGTACCCGCTCCATGAGTGTCCAGGAACTGCAGGGGCAGATGACTGCTGGCAGGGGGTGAATGGTTCTGTAGGTATTTCCAGGCCCACAAGCCACATCCCCACTGGGACTGCAAATGATAACATCTCAACTGTTGACCCCACTGGACTGACCACCAATCCCCCTACAGCTGCAGAGAGTGACCTCCTCAAACCTCTCCCAGCTGATGCCTTGGGACTTTCAGGCAATGATACTCCAGGTCCCCCTCACAAAACTGCCCTGGATAGGGGCACTGGCCAGCCTGGTTCCAGGCCCCCATGGCCCAGTCAGTGCCTCGGGGAACTGGTTCAGGAGCTGGCCAGGTTAGATCCCTCTCTACTTGACCCTCTTGcttcccagcccagcccagagccACCCCTGGGCCTGCTGGATGGGCTGATTCCTTTAGCAGAGGTCCGGGCTGCAATGCCGCCTGCCTGtggggaggctggagaggaggCTGCCAGTACTTTTGAGCCAGG GTCCTATCAGTTCAGCTTCACCCAGCTCCTGCCAGCTCCTCAGGAGGAGACAAGGCTTGAAAACCCTGCCACCCACCCTGTGCCTGACCAGCCATGTGGCCAGGGGCTCCTTGCACCAAACAACAGCATCCAGGGCAAGAAA GTGGAGCTGGCCGCCCTCCTCCAAAAGATGCTTCAGGACCTTCACACGGAGCAGGAGCGGCTGCAGGGGGAGGCCCAAGCGTGGGCCAGGCGCCAAGCGgctctggaggctgcagtgcgccaGGCCTGTGCCCCTCGGGAGCTGGAGCGGTTCAGCCGGTTCATGGCCGACCTAGAGCGCGTGCTtggcctcctgctgctgctgggcAGTCGCCTGGCGCGCGTGCGCCGCGCCCTGGCCCGGGCGGCCTCAGCCAGCGACCCTGATGAGCAG GCCTCCCTGCTGCAACGCCTCCGGCTACTGCAGCGGCAGGAGGAGGACGCCAAGGAGCTGAAGGACCACGTGGCGCGGCGCGAGCGGGCGGTGCGGGAGGTGCTGGTGCGAGCTCTGCCCGTGGAGGAGCTGCGCGCCTATTGCGCCCTGCTGGCCGGCAAGGCCGCCGTCCTGGCCCAGCAGCGCAGCCTGGACGAGCGCATCCGCCTCCTTCAGGACCAACTGGACGCCATCAGGGACGACCTTGGTCATCATCCCCCGTCTCCCAGCCCAGCCCGGCCCCCAGGGACCTGTCCTCCAGTTCAGCCgcccttccctcttctccttaCCTAG